TTTTCTGCATTCTTCCGATACTTTTTCTTATAGTTGTAAAGTTGGTTAACATTCCGCCCAACCATCTTTCGCTAACCCAGTTCATTCCGCATCTTTTTGCTTCTTGCGCAATTACACCTTTCGCTTGTTTTTTTGTACCAACAAAAAGTACAGTTCCGCCATCAGACGTAATTTCTCTTATTTTTTCAACGGCTTCTTCAATTGCAACTTGAGTTTTTTTGAGATCAATAATGTGGATTCCATTTTTCTCCATAAAAATATATGGTCTCATTTTTGGATTCCAACGACGTGTAAGGTGACCGAAATGTGCACCTGCTTCGATGAGTTTGGTAAGTTCTATCTTTGCCATTTTAACTCCTGTTTAATCTTCTATTTTCTTCAACTTTACCTTAGATCCCTATTTTTTTTGTAGGACACAGGCGGTAAATCAGAAAATATGAATGTTTGTGAATAATTGATTATATAATTTAAAATCTCTAGAATTTTATCTTTTAGAGAATTGAAATTTCTTTCTTGCTTTTGGTCTTCCTGGTTTTTTACGTTCAACCATTCTTGGATCTCTTCTTAATAAACCTTCAGGTTTTAACAACTGTCTTAGTTCAGGATTTATACTGATTAATGCTCTTGAAATTCCCAAACGAATTGCTTCAGCTTGTCCGCGAACTCCTCCGCCTTCAACTGTAGCAAGAACATCATATTTACCTAAAGTTTCAGTAAATTTAAATGGTGTAATAACATCATCTCTATTATCTGCAATTGGGAAGAAATTATCAAATTCTCTTTTATTTACTGTTACTTTTCCACTTCCGTTTCTTAAAATAACGCGGGCAACAGCATTTTTTCTTCTTCCAACAAATATTTTATCTGCCATTTAATTTCCTATAAATTTTTATATACTTAAAGCTTCAGGTTTTTGCGCTGAATGAGGATGTTGAGCGCCAGCATAAACTTTTAATTTTTTTAACAAATGTCTTCCTAATCTATTTTTAGGAAGCATTCCTTTTACAGCTTCTGTAATAATATAATCCGGCTTTTTTGCTCGTAATTCTGAAAAAGATTTTGTTTTAGCTCCACCTGGGTACATTGAGTGTGTAAAATAAGTTTTCATTAGTTCTCTTTTACCAGCTAATTTAACTTTTTCTGCATTTACAACAATTACAAAATCACCAGTATCTGTATTGGGTGTAAAAATCGGTTTATGCTTTCCACGAATTACTGATGCAGCTTTTGCTGCTAATCTGCCTAAAATCAAATCATTAGCATCAATTACGTACCATTTCTGATCGGCATCTTCTGTTTTAATAAAACGTGTTAATTTTTCTTGTTTCAACTATTTCCTCCGTTTAAAGAGATTTTTTTAGAGCTTGTAAATATATCTTAATCGATTTGAAATGTCAAGAATTTGAATATAAATTTATTTTCCCGTTTATCTTTAAAAATTATTAGGAATAAATGCAAAAATTGTTTTCGGAAATGTATCTGTAATTATCAGAAATCCTTTTTCATCCAATTTTGCCAAACCTTCCCAATTTCTGCTTTCATTTTCTAACAATTTTATATACATTGGATTTTTCTCAGAAAATGAAATTCTTCCATTTTTAATCTCAAATTCAACAATTCTTTCAACAACTTTGGAATTTTGATGGGATTTCCCAATTCCAAAAATGTTAAAAATATCATCATTTGCGGGATTTAATTTTTTTTCATCTTTTGGGAAAAAATAATTTATTGCCCAAAATTTTCCGTTTTCATCAATTTCCGTTGCATCGGTAATTCTATATTCTATATTAGGAAATATTACTTTTTCCAAGACTTCCAAATTATTGTTATAAATATTTACAAATGTATTTGGATTTACATTTTTTCCGTTAGCTTCATAAATTGGAATTATTGTATCATTTTTGGCAGCGATTGATTCACAGCTTAAATTGTAAATTTCTGTTGAAGTCGGAATTTCTGTAACAGAATTTTTATCCAATGAAATTGTAAAATATATTGTATCAATTTTCCCGGAAATTATTAGTGATTTCATTTTTCCGTCATTCATACTTTCAATAGAAAGATAAATTTTATCATTAATTACAGAAATTGCTTCAAATCCGGAACCGCTGTTTAAATATTCACCTAAATTGGAAAGATTGATTTCAAAAGTTTTGGGTGAAATTTCATTTATTTTTTTTTCGAAAAGATAATCTAATATCTCACTTTTTTTGATGAAATAAATTATTCCATTTTCATTCTCAGAAATAAAGTTTGGATATTGCGGAACTAAAAGTAGAAAATCGTTATACCAGCACAATCCGGAAATTTCAGAATTTCTTCCGGAAATTTCTCCATTTAACGGAATTATTTGCGGTTCAATTTCTTCAATAATTTTATATCTATTTTTATCAAAATTTGATTTTTCATTAATTGTTGAGCAAGAAATTATTACAAAAATTGTAAATAGAATTAAATTGAGAGAAAAGTTTATTTTCATAAGAAATAAAAAAGGTTGTAAAAAAATAGATCACAGATTACAGCGAAAAAACTGATTTTCGCAGTTTTAAATTCGAAAATATTTTGTTACAACCTTTTAGAGTTTTACATTCCCGGAATTTTCATTTCATTATAATCTGAAGGAATTTCGAACAAATCATTACTTAAAGATTGTTTATTTATTTCAACAGCTTCAAAAGTTGAGATTACTTCACCATCTGAATTTTTTGTAATTACTTGAAGCGGAAAATATCCTTTATCTTTTAATGAACTTCCCCAAGTAGGCGAATAACCAGCTCCCATTGGATTTTCCATAAATATAAAATTTCCTAATTCATCGGTTATCCAAGCTTCAACTTCATAATTATCATCATCAAATTCACTTTTATTAATCCATTGATCGCAATCATAACCTAAAAAAGTTTTTGTTTTTCCGGTTTTATAATTTTCAAAATTAAATTCCTTTTTATCTTTTTCATTTTCTTCTTCATCATTTTTCTTAAACATATCACCAAGTTTTGAGAAAAGAGAATTATTTAAATTCATATACATTTTATCTTCCGGCATTAAAATGTATGAATTTTCTTTTTTGTAGATAAAAATTGCAGAAACATCTTCATCTTCAAACATAGTAATTCTAAAATTTCCATCTTTTAAAAAATATTCCATTAAATGAGATTCATCGTCATCATCCGTAATTTTAAATTTAACTTTTCCTTCAAAATAATTTTGAGCATTTGTTAAAATTGCTGATGAAATTAAAATTAGAATTGCGAGATTTAAAATTTTTCTAAGCATATTTTCTCCTTTTCGTTTTAAAAAATTCTTTACAAAACTAAACTAACTCAATATAAATATTTTTGTGTAAAAACTAAATTGGAATTATAATTGACTTTTTAATTTTATAAAATGTAAAAATGATTTATCTTTGCGCTGTAATTAAAAGGAGAAAATAAATGCAAGAAAAAAAAGATTTTTTAAGAGATGTAATTGAACATATTGATATAAAAGAACATAACGTAATTAAGTTAGTTGATTCGATGGAAAAGATGGCATTTTCTGCAAGAGATTTGAATCGTGCTGCAAAAATTTACAACATGATGTTGGAAGATAAAAATTGCTCGGTAATTTTAACTTTAGCCGGAAGTTTATTCAGCGCCGGTTTAAAAAAAGTTGTTTTCGATTTGGTAAATAATAATATGGTTGACGCAATAGTTTCAACCGGAGCAATAATGGTAGATCAAGATTTTTTTGAAGCATTAGGGTTTAAACATTATTTGGGAACTCCGTTTAGCGATGATAATCAATTACGTGATTTACACATTGATAGAATTTATGATACTTATATTGATGAAGATGAATTAAGAATTTGTGATGATACAACTGAAAAAATATTTAATAGTTTGGAACCAAGACCATATTCTTCCAGAGAATTGTTATGGAATTTTGGAAAATATTTGGATGAAAACGGCGGACCAAAAGTTGATGACAGCGTAATTTATGCGGCTTACAAAAAAAATGTTCCGATATTTGTTCCGGCATTTTCAGATTGTTCAGCGGGATTTGGAATAGTTGTACATCAATATAACAATCCAGAAAAACATGTTTCGTTTGATTCCGGGAAAGATTTTCTTGAATTAACAAAAATTAAAATGAATACAAAAGAGACCGGAATTTTTATGATTGGCGGCGGAGTTCCAAAAAATTTCACACAAGATATTGTTGTTGCTGCGGATATTTTAATGGAAGATGCACCAATGCATAAATACGCAGTTCAAATTACAGTTGCTGATGAAAGAGACGGCGCACTTTCCGGTTCTACATTAAAAGAAGCAAGTTCATGGGGAAAAGTTGAAACAACTTATGAACAAATGGTTTATTCTGAAGCAACAATTGCTATGCCTTTAGTTGCCGGATATGCTTATCATAAAGGCGCTTGGAAAAGCAGAGAGAAAAGAGAATTTCAAAAATTGTTTTAAAGTATTTGATAAAAACCTCGGAAGTATTTCCATATTTCCGAGGTTAAAAAAAATTATTTTAGCAAAATCATTTTTTTAGTTGAATTAAAATTTTCACTTTCCAATCTATAGTAATAAATTCCCGAAGCGAAATTCCTTCCATCAAATTCTATAGAATAATTTCCGTTAATAAGATTTTTATTAATCAATGATTTAACCAATTCTCCGTTGCTGTTAAAAACATTTAACTTAACATTTTGCGATTTGGTAATTGTAAAATTTATTTTTGTAGTTGGATTAAATGGATTGGGATAATTCTGATTTAATACAAATTCATTTTCAATTTTTACATTATCTTCAATATTTACGGCACCGTTTGGTTTACCGATAAATAATCCTCTTCCATGTGTTGCAACTGCAATTATTCCATCTGAGGTTCTCGCATCAAGAAATTCTACAATAACATTACCAATTTCATTCGAACTTTCTTGTTCCCAAACTGTATTATTTCCATTTAAAGTAGAAGTTGAATACAATCCCGTACTGGTACCAACAAAATAATTTGTTGAACTATTATTGGGATGAATTATTGCAGATCTTATTGAAGGTCCCGGATTAGTTTCATCGCCTGCTAAATTTCCTTCAATTTCTGTGTAATTTTGTCCTCCATCAGTTGAGTGAAATAAACTTGGAACATTATAATTTGATATAACAACAAGAATTTCGTTACCATTTTCCGGATTGATTGCTATATGATGAATATAAGCTCCTAAACTTGCGGTTGGAATTGAAACATCTACGTTTCCGGTTGTTGCGCTATTTGCACTTTCAAGTTTATAAATTTTTGGAATTTCATTTTCTTTATATCCAGCATAGTAAAGTAAATTTGTTGGATTTGAACTTGTCACATTAATCGCAGTTATTGAATATTCCTCAGGCATTTTCATATTAGCAAGTTCAATCCATCCACTTTC
The nucleotide sequence above comes from Ignavibacteriota bacterium. Encoded proteins:
- a CDS encoding deoxyhypusine synthase — encoded protein: MQEKKDFLRDVIEHIDIKEHNVIKLVDSMEKMAFSARDLNRAAKIYNMMLEDKNCSVILTLAGSLFSAGLKKVVFDLVNNNMVDAIVSTGAIMVDQDFFEALGFKHYLGTPFSDDNQLRDLHIDRIYDTYIDEDELRICDDTTEKIFNSLEPRPYSSRELLWNFGKYLDENGGPKVDDSVIYAAYKKNVPIFVPAFSDCSAGFGIVVHQYNNPEKHVSFDSGKDFLELTKIKMNTKETGIFMIGGGVPKNFTQDIVVAADILMEDAPMHKYAVQITVADERDGALSGSTLKEASSWGKVETTYEQMVYSEATIAMPLVAGYAYHKGAWKSREKREFQKLF
- the rplM gene encoding 50S ribosomal protein L13, whose translation is MKQEKLTRFIKTEDADQKWYVIDANDLILGRLAAKAASVIRGKHKPIFTPNTDTGDFVIVVNAEKVKLAGKRELMKTYFTHSMYPGGAKTKSFSELRAKKPDYIITEAVKGMLPKNRLGRHLLKKLKVYAGAQHPHSAQKPEALSI
- the rpsI gene encoding 30S ribosomal protein S9, producing MADKIFVGRRKNAVARVILRNGSGKVTVNKREFDNFFPIADNRDDVITPFKFTETLGKYDVLATVEGGGVRGQAEAIRLGISRALISINPELRQLLKPEGLLRRDPRMVERKKPGRPKARKKFQFSKR
- a CDS encoding DUF4412 domain-containing protein, producing MLRKILNLAILILISSAILTNAQNYFEGKVKFKITDDDDESHLMEYFLKDGNFRITMFEDEDVSAIFIYKKENSYILMPEDKMYMNLNNSLFSKLGDMFKKNDEEENEKDKKEFNFENYKTGKTKTFLGYDCDQWINKSEFDDDNYEVEAWITDELGNFIFMENPMGAGYSPTWGSSLKDKGYFPLQVITKNSDGEVISTFEAVEINKQSLSNDLFEIPSDYNEMKIPGM
- a CDS encoding T9SS type A sorting domain-containing protein, producing the protein MTGGLSFSNNISDVSYSQFFPWVNKNNGYNVTQFYTVSIPSKADDFRIMGGTQDNGTPFFIWNNSNEATSDLSSGDGSYSHFTSGKFAYSSIYDGQIYRLNYDNSGIPSFDAGWTEITPLNATGQLFINPFVIDANKENIMYYPAGNSVWKNAAITLISPYLQGGTESGWIELANMKMPEEYSITAINVTSSNPTNLLYYAGYKENEIPKIYKLESANSATTGNVDVSIPTASLGAYIHHIAINPENGNEILVVISNYNVPSLFHSTDGGQNYTEIEGNLAGDETNPGPSIRSAIIHPNNSSTNYFVGTSTGLYSTSTLNGNNTVWEQESSNEIGNVIVEFLDARTSDGIIAVATHGRGLFIGKPNGAVNIEDNVKIENEFVLNQNYPNPFNPTTKINFTITKSQNVKLNVFNSNGELVKSLINKNLINGNYSIEFDGRNFASGIYYYRLESENFNSTKKMILLK